In Candidatus Nitronauta litoralis, one DNA window encodes the following:
- a CDS encoding PQQ-binding-like beta-propeller repeat protein translates to MGSSLQFEEPRIGIQLWTRWVDGPLTCIDFSPVHHWTTLGFDDGAVQLIDDQGHEACRTSIDIPIHHVRVADYKKRIITLDEHSRLVFLDLKGNKLHQQNFKHYWTSFEVKSSGIVVWGWRSPPRKLNFQGQEIRTLNVPKPWRVVRAITNEDMFFVVHNQVTLGVYKGNGAEIWSANHPVSIDLSRENPSEIAASDRGEMVAVSCFEKGVYVYDLKKRTLQHIDLDAMASKVSVSGNGRWMLLSDALGKIYLVDRNATIVWQKQLPSKVYFCKLDRNGDRALVLEESGSMTCFEFSDSKRERYEFLELRKKQDVVKPRQIWEKKVPHFEGNWTGVLKVSDDGRYFLFGIQKDFYVYNAQGNQIWNKTFMVRKDNGWISGDGETILLSNPEEVYCAHPLSDFENHLTFYKEGISDLGLDHASGRFMVFHKMGGISLYNRGGRRIWRRNLDRKVSKLRLNTGKNLAVFQGVGKTLYTLHLKSLKAGRIVLNAPVSRLRVSLSSVFAGDDEGVCYGIDFNGSIRWTHDLKQPVKRIVPLERGVAFISEKGRVVIFQDDGVLLGESQLRSNRSIVTSQHDEILELSPEGQSIGCYRLLKNERIWQQKLPGGIQSMAVGHKGNRVAVLSEKTLHVLRLLDIAENKVDRNSYLEF, encoded by the coding sequence TTGGGTAGCTCCCTTCAATTTGAAGAACCGCGAATTGGTATTCAGCTTTGGACCCGCTGGGTGGATGGACCTCTGACCTGTATTGATTTTTCTCCCGTGCATCACTGGACAACGCTTGGGTTTGACGATGGCGCTGTCCAGTTGATTGACGATCAGGGACATGAAGCTTGCCGTACTTCAATTGACATCCCAATCCATCACGTTCGGGTAGCTGACTACAAAAAAAGAATCATCACACTGGATGAACACAGTCGGCTGGTATTTCTGGATCTCAAGGGAAACAAACTCCATCAGCAGAATTTCAAGCATTACTGGACTTCTTTCGAAGTGAAGTCCAGTGGCATTGTGGTCTGGGGCTGGCGTTCCCCTCCTCGCAAGTTAAATTTCCAGGGACAGGAAATCCGCACCCTGAACGTTCCCAAACCCTGGAGAGTGGTGCGTGCGATAACGAATGAGGATATGTTTTTCGTTGTTCATAATCAGGTCACCCTCGGGGTGTATAAAGGAAATGGCGCGGAAATCTGGAGCGCTAACCATCCTGTTTCCATTGATCTTTCACGAGAAAATCCATCAGAGATTGCAGCCAGTGACCGTGGTGAAATGGTCGCAGTTTCTTGCTTCGAAAAAGGAGTATATGTTTATGACCTCAAGAAACGGACGCTGCAGCATATAGACCTTGATGCGATGGCATCGAAGGTTTCTGTAAGTGGAAACGGGCGCTGGATGTTACTGTCAGATGCTCTTGGAAAAATTTATCTGGTAGACCGCAATGCTACCATCGTCTGGCAAAAACAACTTCCTTCAAAAGTTTACTTTTGTAAACTGGATCGAAACGGTGACCGCGCATTGGTTTTAGAGGAAAGTGGGAGCATGACCTGTTTTGAATTTTCTGACAGTAAGCGGGAACGTTATGAGTTTCTAGAGTTAAGAAAAAAACAGGATGTTGTAAAGCCGCGGCAGATCTGGGAAAAAAAGGTGCCTCACTTTGAAGGAAACTGGACTGGTGTGCTTAAAGTTTCCGATGATGGACGTTATTTTTTATTTGGCATTCAAAAAGATTTTTATGTTTATAACGCGCAGGGAAACCAGATTTGGAACAAAACTTTTATGGTTCGGAAAGATAACGGCTGGATATCCGGTGATGGTGAAACCATCCTGCTGTCCAATCCGGAGGAGGTTTATTGTGCCCACCCATTATCAGATTTTGAAAACCATCTTACTTTTTATAAGGAGGGCATATCCGACCTTGGTCTTGACCATGCCAGTGGCAGGTTCATGGTGTTTCACAAAATGGGAGGGATTTCACTGTACAATAGGGGTGGTCGAAGAATCTGGAGGCGTAATCTGGACCGGAAGGTCAGCAAACTTCGCCTCAATACAGGTAAAAACCTGGCCGTATTTCAGGGAGTGGGCAAAACCCTGTATACGCTACATTTAAAAAGTTTGAAAGCTGGAAGAATTGTTCTCAACGCCCCGGTGTCGCGGCTGAGAGTCAGCTTGAGTTCTGTTTTTGCCGGAGATGATGAAGGGGTTTGCTATGGTATCGATTTTAACGGAAGCATTCGATGGACGCATGACTTAAAGCAACCGGTAAAACGAATCGTTCCCCTTGAGCGGGGGGTTGCTTTTATTTCAGAAAAGGGGAGAGTTGTCATTTTTCAGGACGATGGAGTTTTACTGGGAGAAAGCCAATTACGTTCCAATCGCTCAATCGTGACTTCCCAGCATGATGAGATACTGGAGTTGTCCCCGGAAGGGCAGTCTATCGGTTGTTACCGTTTATTGAAAAATGAGCGGATCTGGCAGCAGAAATTACCGGGTGGGATTCAGTCAATGGCAGTGGGTCACAAAGGCAACCGGGTAGCGGTTCTTTCA
- a CDS encoding DUF4280 domain-containing protein: MGYLVCDGATISCAGSVGQSSCSLTVLNAMITSDDNAQATIMDYVPYMNVASFGQCNLSSNPMVAAATAAALGVHTPVTCVPMTVSPWIVGSPTITVNNLPALTDDSTLMCTWGGSISVDDAGQSVVEY, encoded by the coding sequence ATGGGCTATCTGGTTTGCGACGGAGCAACAATTTCCTGTGCTGGTTCTGTCGGGCAGAGTTCGTGCAGCCTGACTGTTTTGAACGCCATGATCACCTCAGACGACAACGCTCAGGCGACCATTATGGATTACGTTCCTTATATGAACGTTGCCTCATTTGGTCAATGCAACCTGAGCTCCAACCCCATGGTGGCCGCGGCTACGGCCGCAGCATTGGGCGTTCATACACCTGTCACCTGTGTCCCCATGACCGTTTCACCATGGATCGTTGGAAGCCCGACCATTACGGTCAACAACCTTCCTGCCCTGACAGACGACTCCACCCTGATGTGCACCTGGGGCGGCAGCATCAGTGTAGACGATGCCGGTCAATCCGTTGTTGAGTACTAA
- a CDS encoding pentapeptide repeat-containing protein, protein MLAEWIGIRKDLESRKQQLSGEDLSNLKLMEAELDNAKLKEADLSTTYLIRANLSGADLSGADLSNAVLAEANLTGANFSEAEMLDTWLNGADLSGAVNLTCDQIEDANIDRDTKLPDYIKISWNDNGTFDCSS, encoded by the coding sequence ATGCTGGCTGAGTGGATTGGAATCCGAAAGGATTTGGAAAGCCGAAAGCAACAGCTCTCTGGTGAAGACCTAAGCAATTTGAAACTAATGGAAGCCGAACTGGATAATGCAAAACTTAAGGAAGCGGATTTAAGTACTACCTATTTGATCCGCGCTAATTTATCCGGAGCTGATTTGTCCGGCGCGGATTTATCCAACGCTGTCCTTGCAGAAGCAAACCTGACGGGTGCAAATTTTAGCGAAGCTGAAATGCTGGATACCTGGCTCAATGGTGCGGATTTATCCGGTGCGGTGAACCTTACCTGCGACCAGATCGAGGATGCCAATATTGATCGTGATACTAAACTCCCGGATTACATCAAAATTTCCTGGAACGACAACGGAACTTTTGACTGTTCTTCCTAG
- a CDS encoding exo-alpha-sialidase: MKNLLYKGPLVFALLFSGACSSTSSTVEPPKIASIASSPVHESDLVWESTPRVLGPGSGAQLWVRASESINMIHAMPGEKGSNLYYKNSHNEGHSFEHAKIINKVPGEVSAHGENNPQLRMGPGIGIYALWEGERQLKFSRSMNFGRSFLPPVQVNDDKGPSSHSFFTMETSARGEIYAAWLDGRDKATEPPGHSSIYLARSIDQGATFGKNIKVSGNICPCCRPALAIDPNGTLYLAWRHILKGDERVIVVASSSDSGKTWSAPVPVTKKGWVINGCAHSGPAMKWIKGKLILTWYTAAENKARLLMTTSNDGGKTFSSPRSIHGPVLDPNHPHMAEVGGEAWIIFQGRYPDKQDGWGAAIPWVTRVTAEGKTTKPQALPAGENGIAYPQLFPGNGGRLYAVWIEFGKKGPQMMLSRGRLKPGS; this comes from the coding sequence ATGAAAAACTTACTTTATAAAGGACCTCTGGTGTTTGCCCTTTTATTTTCTGGCGCCTGTTCATCTACATCGTCAACAGTTGAACCTCCGAAAATTGCTTCGATTGCCAGTTCACCCGTACATGAAAGTGATCTTGTTTGGGAGAGTACTCCGCGGGTTTTAGGGCCGGGTTCGGGGGCGCAGCTTTGGGTGCGTGCATCAGAATCAATCAACATGATCCACGCCATGCCTGGCGAAAAGGGTTCAAATCTTTATTATAAAAATTCCCATAATGAAGGTCACAGTTTTGAGCATGCAAAAATAATTAACAAAGTTCCAGGGGAAGTGAGCGCCCACGGAGAAAATAATCCCCAGCTTCGTATGGGACCGGGAATTGGTATTTATGCTTTGTGGGAAGGGGAACGTCAACTGAAATTTTCCCGTTCAATGAATTTTGGAAGAAGCTTCCTGCCTCCTGTTCAGGTAAACGATGATAAGGGGCCCAGCAGCCATTCTTTTTTTACTATGGAAACCTCCGCACGGGGTGAAATTTATGCTGCCTGGCTTGATGGACGCGACAAGGCTACCGAACCCCCGGGACATTCATCAATTTACCTGGCGCGCTCAATAGATCAAGGAGCTACATTTGGGAAAAATATAAAGGTTTCGGGGAATATCTGTCCGTGTTGCCGACCCGCTCTTGCAATTGATCCAAACGGGACGCTTTATTTGGCCTGGCGACATATATTAAAGGGGGATGAGCGTGTGATCGTAGTAGCATCTTCTTCTGATTCAGGGAAAACCTGGTCAGCTCCGGTTCCTGTTACCAAAAAAGGATGGGTTATCAATGGGTGTGCCCATTCGGGCCCGGCTATGAAATGGATTAAGGGAAAGCTTATTCTAACCTGGTACACCGCCGCTGAAAATAAAGCACGATTGTTGATGACCACTTCCAATGATGGAGGAAAAACATTTTCTTCACCGAGGTCCATTCATGGACCGGTGCTGGATCCAAACCATCCACATATGGCTGAAGTTGGAGGGGAAGCGTGGATTATTTTCCAAGGGCGCTACCCGGACAAACAGGATGGTTGGGGCGCTGCCATTCCCTGGGTGACTCGAGTAACAGCGGAGGGTAAGACTACAAAACCGCAGGCATTACCTGCAGGTGAAAATGGAATCGCTTATCCGCAATTGTTTCCAGGAAACGGGGGAAGATTGTATGCTGTGTGGATCGAGTTTGGGAAAAAAGGACCACAAATGATGCTCAGTCGAGGTCGGTTAAAACCTGGAAGTTAA
- a CDS encoding TonB-dependent receptor, with amino-acid sequence MKTRHIVCGVICTLVAVLCASAGFAADKAAKVQSIQLKEVFVTANREEQLEKDISQSVGSVGTEAIDVTTTNGLHEIMNRIPGVVVKNRFGSDDVVISVRGSGIRSNFGVRGAFIMIDGIPLTEPDGQTRLDVIDLAAVERVEVVRGPASIIYGGNTSGGVINLITKKGEEGFHSDNRIMGGSFGFFKAYTSAYGTEGNFRYHLGASHTQKDGYRAHSKTEGQRFNGNLEWELDDKSSLQMMLAAAAVDIKIPGGITRAQMLANPRSALANNVTNDFARYDDRFRYGVKYRRELTDHLTGSVTGYWDWRRLDHPIFQFIEIDRIATGGDFRLSYDRPLFGHDNNMVFGYNIQYQSSDTQRYQNAGGNRGALTVDEDTVIDNSGVYFQDQFSILPNLKLTGGARWSLVEFDLTDDFPADGNQTGFRDVEEVTYHVGLNYQPTEEITLFANHSTAFETPTESEFTSGLTGGFINLMPMLVDNYEVGVRAGFDVLGMPGQVQVSWFHMEFENFLLPRTVGFRTTFSNAGTAENEGVEVGLAIDPLPDLHFETTYAYSDFDFTAGAFTGNQMPGQAPHIVFGLLEYDLFLPWDIMLKPGAEVRWSDGYFLDDINTVTNSSFTTLALRLNAERGNFGAFIRVDNVADELYSDGSGINSSGGRFFNPADGRAVSGGVSLKF; translated from the coding sequence ATGAAAACGAGACATATTGTTTGTGGGGTGATCTGCACCCTGGTTGCAGTGTTGTGTGCTTCCGCAGGATTCGCGGCTGACAAAGCTGCCAAAGTACAATCCATCCAGTTAAAAGAAGTATTTGTCACTGCCAACCGTGAAGAACAGCTTGAAAAGGATATTTCCCAATCTGTTGGTTCAGTGGGAACTGAAGCGATTGATGTGACCACCACTAATGGACTCCACGAGATAATGAACCGGATTCCCGGTGTGGTGGTCAAGAACCGTTTTGGATCAGATGACGTGGTTATTTCCGTTCGTGGTTCTGGTATTCGTTCGAACTTTGGCGTTCGAGGCGCGTTCATCATGATTGATGGAATTCCACTGACTGAGCCCGATGGCCAGACCCGGCTTGATGTAATTGACCTGGCTGCGGTTGAGCGGGTTGAGGTCGTCCGAGGGCCCGCTTCAATTATTTACGGAGGGAATACATCTGGTGGTGTTATCAATCTCATCACTAAAAAAGGTGAAGAGGGGTTTCATTCTGATAATCGCATTATGGGTGGCTCCTTTGGATTTTTCAAAGCCTACACCTCAGCGTATGGGACTGAAGGAAACTTTAGATACCACCTCGGCGCAAGCCACACACAAAAGGATGGGTATCGTGCCCATTCAAAGACAGAAGGGCAGCGCTTTAACGGTAACCTGGAATGGGAGCTTGACGATAAGTCTTCCCTGCAAATGATGTTGGCGGCTGCAGCAGTGGATATCAAAATTCCTGGAGGCATCACACGTGCGCAGATGCTGGCCAATCCAAGATCAGCTCTGGCTAATAACGTTACTAATGATTTCGCCAGGTATGATGACCGATTTCGTTATGGCGTAAAATACAGGCGGGAATTGACCGATCACCTCACCGGGTCCGTCACAGGTTACTGGGATTGGCGGAGATTGGACCATCCTATTTTCCAGTTTATTGAGATCGATCGCATAGCCACAGGTGGTGATTTCCGTTTGTCATATGACCGTCCTCTGTTTGGCCACGACAATAACATGGTGTTTGGGTACAACATCCAGTACCAATCGTCCGATACCCAGCGTTATCAAAATGCAGGTGGAAACCGGGGTGCCTTAACGGTTGATGAAGACACGGTTATTGATAACAGTGGTGTGTACTTCCAGGATCAGTTTTCCATCCTCCCCAATTTAAAACTCACAGGAGGGGCGCGCTGGAGTCTTGTTGAGTTTGATCTGACAGACGATTTCCCCGCAGATGGGAACCAGACTGGATTTCGGGATGTGGAAGAAGTGACGTATCATGTTGGTTTGAATTATCAACCGACAGAGGAAATCACCCTGTTTGCCAATCACAGCACTGCTTTTGAAACTCCAACGGAATCGGAATTCACCAGTGGTCTCACCGGTGGATTTATCAACCTCATGCCCATGCTGGTCGATAACTATGAAGTGGGTGTTCGGGCGGGGTTTGATGTTTTGGGAATGCCGGGCCAGGTTCAGGTGTCCTGGTTCCATATGGAGTTCGAAAACTTTCTTCTGCCGAGAACGGTGGGTTTTAGAACCACTTTTTCCAATGCTGGAACGGCTGAAAATGAAGGTGTCGAAGTGGGGTTGGCGATTGACCCTCTCCCGGACCTTCACTTTGAGACCACTTATGCATACAGCGATTTTGATTTCACTGCTGGCGCCTTTACAGGAAATCAAATGCCCGGACAGGCTCCACATATCGTATTCGGCCTGCTTGAGTACGATTTGTTTCTCCCGTGGGACATTATGCTGAAGCCTGGAGCAGAAGTCAGATGGAGTGATGGGTATTTTCTGGATGACATCAATACCGTAACGAACTCTTCTTTCACAACGCTTGCTCTCCGCCTGAATGCAGAGCGTGGAAACTTCGGTGCTTTCATCCGGGTGGACAATGTTGCGGATGAACTGTACAGCGATGGAAGTGGAATTAACTCTTCCGGAGGAAGGTTTTTTAATCCCGCAGATGGTCGGGCTGTATCCGGGGGAGTGAGTCTCAAGTTTTAA
- a CDS encoding porin — protein sequence MRTTWLCLSILLGSLVAVVPVQADMSQGELRLKAMEEKLNALHEPDLKVNYGPHGVKSTKDVKASYGKKGFRLETGNELFQTNLQWRAQMRYSGVHSSDPRSPGDFTRLGTSNFELRRVRMKIGGHGYKPWLKYYFEVDLQPSTNTLGGNQSRNTRSRVIDWRIDVQPWDFLGIRVGQWKVNYNRERVDSSGRQQFVERSIVNRQFTIDRQVGVMAQGRLFKGTHAELRYYAGVFNGEGKGVNNPDDNHMYMARIQWNFLGRDLKWRQSDVKFHKKPAGSLAFATAHNTGVCTRWSSSGCGNLSRYVAPGTAGQQTEAYEIEQYLEEFAFKWQGLSLQQEYHWKNIRDTANIIMVNKDYMDGGYGQIGYFPHGLISAVPEGLEVAFRYAVVNEPDRSIVPQGVFNENMREEFTGALNYFIAGHNNKVTLDVSYLNLQDASTNRFYDDGRVRLQWDISF from the coding sequence ATGAGAACAACCTGGTTATGTTTGAGTATTTTGCTGGGTTCATTGGTTGCTGTTGTTCCGGTTCAAGCAGATATGTCTCAAGGAGAATTACGCTTGAAGGCGATGGAAGAAAAATTGAATGCCCTTCATGAACCGGATTTAAAAGTCAATTATGGGCCGCATGGAGTTAAATCGACAAAGGATGTGAAAGCCAGTTATGGGAAAAAGGGGTTTCGTTTGGAGACTGGCAACGAACTGTTTCAAACCAACCTGCAGTGGCGGGCACAAATGCGTTATTCCGGAGTTCATTCAAGCGATCCCAGGTCTCCTGGAGACTTCACCCGTCTGGGAACCAGTAATTTTGAACTGCGTCGGGTTCGAATGAAAATCGGAGGACATGGGTACAAGCCCTGGCTCAAATATTATTTTGAAGTTGATCTGCAGCCTTCCACCAACACCCTTGGCGGAAACCAGTCTCGCAACACCCGGTCCCGTGTTATCGACTGGCGTATCGATGTGCAGCCCTGGGATTTCCTGGGAATTCGCGTAGGTCAATGGAAGGTTAACTACAACCGTGAGCGTGTGGATTCATCTGGTCGTCAGCAGTTTGTTGAGCGGTCCATCGTCAATCGTCAATTCACCATCGATCGTCAGGTAGGTGTCATGGCACAGGGTCGTTTGTTTAAAGGCACCCATGCTGAATTGCGCTACTACGCTGGTGTATTTAATGGCGAAGGTAAAGGGGTAAACAACCCGGATGATAATCACATGTACATGGCCCGTATTCAATGGAACTTTCTGGGACGCGACCTTAAGTGGCGCCAGTCCGATGTCAAGTTTCATAAAAAACCTGCCGGAAGTCTGGCCTTCGCGACCGCCCACAACACGGGTGTTTGTACGCGCTGGAGCTCCAGTGGCTGTGGCAATCTCTCCCGCTATGTTGCTCCGGGAACTGCAGGGCAGCAGACTGAAGCGTATGAAATTGAGCAGTATTTAGAGGAGTTTGCATTTAAATGGCAGGGGCTTTCTCTTCAGCAGGAATACCATTGGAAGAATATCCGTGACACTGCGAACATCATCATGGTCAATAAGGACTATATGGATGGTGGTTATGGTCAGATCGGATATTTCCCACACGGCTTGATTTCGGCTGTCCCGGAAGGTCTGGAAGTGGCTTTCCGTTACGCTGTAGTCAATGAGCCTGACCGGAGCATCGTGCCCCAAGGTGTCTTCAACGAGAACATGCGTGAAGAATTCACCGGTGCTTTAAATTATTTCATAGCAGGACATAACAACAAGGTCACTTTGGATGTGTCCTACCTGAATCTACAGGATGCCTCTACCAATCGTTTTTATGACGATGGTCGTGTAAGGCTTCAGTGGGACATTTCCTTCTAA
- a CDS encoding SHOCT domain-containing protein, with translation MPKFTRKQKLRSRKPASTKRTPSKKQTEILNVPTHQSGQIKEKLKSLKELYDNGLIDEQDYQKKKNEILNQNF, from the coding sequence ATGCCCAAATTCACTCGTAAACAGAAGTTAAGGAGCCGCAAGCCTGCATCGACCAAAAGGACTCCTTCAAAAAAACAAACTGAAATTCTCAATGTTCCCACTCATCAGTCCGGGCAGATCAAGGAAAAGTTGAAAAGCCTCAAAGAACTGTACGACAATGGTCTGATTGATGAGCAGGATTATCAGAAAAAGAAAAACGAAATTCTTAATCAAAATTTTTAA